In Desulfofustis limnaeus, the genomic stretch GTTTTATCGCCATCGCCGGCACCTATCTGGCTCGCAGTTTTCAACGCATCCGCAGCATCAAACTGCGGGTCGGCGCCCTGCCCAAATACCCTTCCGGTCTGCTCGGCTATGCCTTCAACTGGTCTCCGGCAGGGGTCATGAACGAATACCTCAATGACTGCGAAGTCATCGAGGACGGGGTGCGCAAGTGGATTTCTCCGCTGGAATGGTTGGAGACCATTGTCATCGACGGCGTACAACTAGAGGCGTTCACCACCTCCGGCGGGCTGGGCAGCATGTGCGAGAGCTTTGCCGGGCGAGTGGCCAACCTCGATTACAAATCGATCCGCTATCCCGGCCACGCCAAGCTGATGAACTTTTTTCTCCATGAACTGTTGATGCGCGAGAATCGGGAGCAGGCCGGCACTATTCTGGTCAACGCCAAACCACCGGTGAGCGACGACGTCGTCTATATTCACGTATCGGTGGAAGGATGGCGCGACACCAATCTATCGCGCCAGGAATTCGTCCGTGTTTACGACCCAATCCTCATCGCCGGCGCTACCAGACGTGCCATTGCCTGGACGACCGCCGCCTCGATCTGCGCCGTCGTCGAGCTGGTCACCTTGGGACACCTGCCCGCCAGTGGGTTCCTCAAGCAGGAAGAGATCATGCTCGAATCGTTTCTTGCCACCGCCAACGGCCGGTTGTTCAACAATCAGCCCCACGGGGGAAGACGCATCCCGCTCGCCGACGGGGGATCGCCCCATGCTGCGTAAGCCGTTCAGACCAGACAACCTCGTTCGGCAGCGGGGAACCGCTGCCGAAACCACACCCCACAGGTATCCCACATTGTTAATCGATTCAAGGAGGAACGCATGAAGACCGTAGCCAGACTTACCCTCGACGATGCCCGCCTGATGATGGCCGCCGCCGAAAAGAAGGCCAAGGAGATCGGCGTCGACATGGATATCGCCATTGTTGACGACGGTGGGCATCTCCTGCTCTTTCAGCGCATGGACAACGCCCGTATCACCAGTATCACCATTGCCATCGACAAGGCCTTCACCGCCGCCGCCGCCCGCAAGTCGACCCGCGCCTACGGCGAGGTCAGCGGCCCCGGCCAACCCGCCTTCGGCATCAACACCAGCCTCGGCGGCCGTTTCATGATTTTCGCCGGCGGTCTGCCCATCTTCGTCAAGGATCAGCCGGTCGGCGGCATC encodes the following:
- a CDS encoding saccharopine dehydrogenase family protein: MVPLFDTTLVLGLGKVGHLVAELLQLTGFSVIGGDLKLPAQPSFPVRTVDVNRADDLAAACRQVGAVISCLPYHCNRRVAEIAAATGCHYFDLTEDVPTTRAIRDLSQHHPLVFAPQCGLAPGFIAIAGTYLARSFQRIRSIKLRVGALPKYPSGLLGYAFNWSPAGVMNEYLNDCEVIEDGVRKWISPLEWLETIVIDGVQLEAFTTSGGLGSMCESFAGRVANLDYKSIRYPGHAKLMNFFLHELLMRENREQAGTILVNAKPPVSDDVVYIHVSVEGWRDTNLSRQEFVRVYDPILIAGATRRAIAWTTAASICAVVELVTLGHLPASGFLKQEEIMLESFLATANGRLFNNQPHGGRRIPLADGGSPHAA
- a CDS encoding GlcG/HbpS family heme-binding protein, producing the protein MKTVARLTLDDARLMMAAAEKKAKEIGVDMDIAIVDDGGHLLLFQRMDNARITSITIAIDKAFTAAAARKSTRAYGEVSGPGQPAFGINTSLGGRFMIFAGGLPIFVKDQPVGGIGCSSGSPDQDELVAQAGLDALQQVL